A segment of the Corylus avellana chromosome ca2, CavTom2PMs-1.0 genome:
TAAAATATCAAACTGTTAGGAATGGTACCTAAAGTGATAGGGATAGTGCCCTAAACTccaattattttaataagatatTTAGATTAAAATAGAATAAAGTTGTTAttcactaatatttttttatcaagcaTTTAGcatataacatatttatatgcttttactctatgattattatttatcataTGCATGTAAATGGTCCTtagattacattgaatatggtctATGGTGGGAATAATGAGATTATCTCACAGAAAATCTTAAATCATAAACCTTGTAGTCTAAAACCTTACGTTTGCGGTCATTAATGGAATTGGGCATTCCATTCGATAAGAAGATTAAGGTAGATCATGGAGCCTAATCCTAAGATTCTGAAATAAGTTAGAAATGCCATGGAATTATGGAAAAGAGAATGACAGATTAATGGAGTTGGTTTGGTTACCAACCATTCGGTCATTAGGTCGTTGGGAAGGATTTTGACAAATGTGAGAAGTTTAGTTAAAGAACGCGAGGAATTTGGGTTTCTTTatttggaaaggaaattaaggTTTTGATGCACTCTTCTTTCTAACTagggatttttatttatttatttttattttttattttttattttttattttttattttttatttttttttctaatcttcTAACTAGGGTAATTACATGCATGATTGGAGGTTTTGAGTAAAGgcataaaaaaaaacacctaaaggTAATTGTGTGTGCACACGCACACCTGTATGTGTGCATGCATACCTGTGTGTCTCAACGTGGATTTGGTTGCTGGTGAAAACAATAAAGAGTTTACAATGGAGTAAGAAAACTAACGGGAACTTGCATATGATGCCATGGTCCACCACCCCATCAACTTTATCAAGGCTTTCAGCTACTTTAGCTGCATTTGTAATTTACATAAGAAATGGGAGATAATCTAGAAAGTGGAAACATGGCTGATGAAATTAAGATTTTTGAACATCATGAATGTAAAACCCACCAAAGCTTAGAATTGGAGATGTAAATATGACATCAAGAACATTATGGCCTTCTCTAGTGACCAAAGGGAAATCACCCCCTAGTGGACCTGCATGCCCTATGGATGGTCTCCTCCATACCTACAATTACAGAGGAAGatacaagaaaaggaaaacaattttaataGGAAAGACATTACTTCCTAATATCAAGTTACCAACCACTAGCTCCTGGTCTCATaaacaataatgaaaatttCGAAGTTATATTGCAATTGAGTCACTGATTTAAGTAAATATTGTCTGTCATGGTTTTTGCCAATGGAAAAGATAACTTTTgttcaccctttttttttaaaaaaaaaaaaagaaaaaagttgatcTGTTGACTAGCACTGTCACAGATTGTTTGAGAAAGAAACTAGCAAGCTTTACACAAAGGACTAGATTTCCTGTGCGTAAGCTGACCGCTTATAACTTAGAGTATGGTCAGGTGCAAGTCAACTTTTTCTGCTGCTGAAATATTGGGAGCTGTGAGATTCTAGGGTTTCAAAGCCATATGATTAATAGTATACTGGAGAAGAAAAGTTAAATGGCTTTAAATCTTTATGGTAGTGAAAACCATATACAATTTACTGATATACACGCGCGCACACACGTGTATCAATTTAGTAACATGATAACATACCACATAAAAAGCATACCTCTGCATCACCTAAAAACAGGTCATCAATCTCTTCAGCAGTTTCCATCCAGTTGAGCTGAAATATGAGTTCAAGTTCCAAACAAGTCATCTTTCTCTCATTCTAAGTATTAATGTTCCATATATTCCAAACCACTAATGTGTGTAATTGCTTACAGATTGAACTAAAACTGGGACCGACCCATCTAGACCACCTTTGTACTGGCTTTCCTTGACCATGAATGCAAGTGTGTTTGCTGCATTTAGTATAGACTGAAAGCAAAGAATGAAAAAGGGAAATTCACAAGTAAATACCTTGAATTAAGAACAAACCAGGAAATGAGAATGCATGCAAGATCCATATTTTGAGAGAAATAAGATTATATTTAACGGAAGTAACTTAAATTGTATCTAAAAATTTCCCATGCTATCCCACAAGTTGGACCAACATTGTGACTCACCTTCTCTTGGAGTATTGAATCTTCACCTTGCAATCTCTGTTGTCCAATGACAGCAACAAGTGTTCCTTCTTCTATAATATCAGCATCatcaaatgcaaaatcaatctaCAAAAGAGCAAGTTAAAAGTGATACCCTAGGGATATCATAGTGATCATTCACTCAGATTCATGCAGCACATTGGTGAGGGAAACTCCTAATGGTATCTCTCAATAGTGAGCAAAGCATCTTGGGAGTTGAATATCACTTTAACTTCTCATAAGAATTTCGCTTTTTTAACCAACTTGTTGTCAATCTatggttcaaaaaaaaaaaaaatagaagaattatTACCtacgaaaaaagaaaacacatttGACAAATGTTTTGGCCCGCTTCAATATTTGCTTTGGCAAAATTCACTAGGACTCATATACAAAATCTCTCCGTTCAAACTAGCATGCAAGATAATACTCAAAAAACCGAATCACGAGTAAAAAGGAAACTGATTTGATGTTTAAAATTTGTGCACACTTGAGAACAAGCTTGATACTGATCCAATGGAATTCCTGCCTTTGCTGCTTCATTTGCACTAGCAATAGACCTGCAAAAACCAAAGCACCTGCTTATGTGCTAACTTGAACTggaaagaagtaaaaaaagtCTCTACACAGGACCAAGAGAAGAGAgcaataaatgtaaaaatattataaaacctCACAGAGAGCATGAAACTGAACCAAAGgcaaattataaaagaaaaaaacagctTTTTTCGTGAGCCAATTGGTCCAAAAAGAAATGCTGGGTGAATGAACAGAATCATTAAGTGGATGAATTAAGTTGCCTTGTTTGCACCTTTTCTAGTGTTGGACAGATTAATAGACCACGAAACAAACAGCTGCATAAGAAATTTGGAGCATTCAACATAGTAATTACAGGATATCAGTTGTTTCTGAAGTAGTCACTGCCAGTGAACTTACATGGGCACCCCAACTATATCTTTTAAAGCACCGCCCCGAATTTGCCGACCCAGATATTGAATGGCCATTCCAGAAGCATAACCAGACCCCAACCCGATAACCATGCCACTTTTAATGTACGTATCCACCTACAATCAACATCAGAGTTGCAATGCAATGAACAATGAAAATATCAATTTTCCCAAACACTTTAAATGTGCAAGCCTGCGACCCTTAATTCCACTAGATTTCACTCAAATTAACCAAATATAACCACTAGATTTACCAAAAACATCATCAAATGcatttttttggttcaaaactCGAGGCCCAAAAACCCAATCCGTGAAACTATAGGATTACACAACTTTCTTCAAGAATGGAATGAAAGTGGTTAGGAAATCATACAGTGTGGTGGGCTGCTTGGAGGAGAGCAGAGGCGTCAACCCGACTAGACCCACTAACTCGCAGAGAAATCGTCTTTCTTCTTGCTCTTGCTCTTACTCTTACTCTTCTTCGGCCAATCCCATTAGACACACCAAAACTtaatgacgatgatgatgatgaagccAGTGATGCCATCTTCTACTCGTCTTGCACCTCCAGGCGCCACTGGTTCGTGCTAACGGTAACAGATAAACAAAAAGCTTCCACTTCAACTAAGCCCATGGGCCGGGCAGCTCGACATTGGATTTTAGTGGTACCTGCTTGGGGCTTAATTTTCTTTACATGTGGGCTTCCCACCTGCCATGTGTACCTCTAAATAGAGAGCAGGTTGTTCTgaataatatccaattaattatagtgtatgtatatttttgtttttttcactttttgagggaataaatttttttttttactataactaactgaatattcttcggttcaaatgaaatgagaaGGATTCTAATTCTTTGAATAGGATGCTATCCATTTTGATGGAATCTTTTTCTTCATGGTTAATGATTATATTTGATGGATGCAGTGGGTTATAACTTAtaggtgttttttattttttattttttaaagcgGAACGTCATTCATCCAAAAGCATCAAAAGTTACAATTTTCGGTATGTACAACATCATAATAAAATAAGGGTATTCTTCCATTCAAATTtctgttggaaataattttggatagtgcacaaattctcattaatataaaataattacaatatgaaaattaacaataaaataaataaaatacaatagacgaaaatagagtatggaaagatctcacaatgctatagaatcataCAAGAGCGTTGtctttaaaggttgattcgtgtctcccggagtgtataactcggtgcgatcggatcctttgacacgcaacctctcaggattagactatagcatctatcttcgttaaggacgcacttccaaataacgaagagtaatagaataACCCAATTGTCAAAGTTGATGAGGGACTTCagaatattattttgtagaaaaacCAATAATAAAGCATATGCCATGAAACAAGTGTTTTGCAACACACTATATGGCCTTAGCCTTAGATAGAAAATAAgtgattttttcttctatctctcGTATATGTTCTTACCTTCAATGTATTAgtatatctatatatacaagTGCTGGAAAGTATGTCATAAAGGAAAtctaatgaccaaacggtcaaaaCGTTAAAAAACTCCCAAGAATAAAACTTgttataaaatgcaataaaacatattaactCCAAACGGTTATAAAACGGTAAAGAAATCAATGAGTTAATGACATAACAccaaaaaagggtaaaacatttgttaataattaaatggtcaaactacaataaaagttgttaaagactaacggtcaaaactataaaaatcaattaaaaataatttttatttaataacttaTAACCaattaataaatacaaacggtcataaaagttatatctcataaccaagtaataaatacaaactgttataaaccaaaatggttaaaaatgatttttatttctcataaaaactcatgaagataatatcaaatgataGAACATTTTCAAGTGactaaaaaatgaatgtttataacaaatattacaacaatttCATCCGTTGATTTTTGGAGCGCTCCTTTTACCGACAGATGTGCTGCCATATTTGCTTTCACTTCTTGTATGTATCAAAAATCAAGATTTAAAACTATGCAAAACAATCTTTGCATTCTCAACGTACCGTATCTGTGCAGTAGCTAGTCTCACGTCTGAAAGGCATGAACTATCTTCACCGCATCACCTTTCAAAATGACATTTCGTGGACTTAGatctttaccaaaaaaaattcttgtccGTCTAACTCGAGCATGGACTCGGCTGACTTACTTAGGCCTAGGTAAACACTTTGTATGTTTATAgatcaaaagacaaaaacacaTCACGAGCAAATCTTTAGGCACAGCTACAGACAAACACCCGAAAACCCCACCTAGCTAGCTGCTAACAAACAACAGGAAACCCCCTCaaccagttaaaaaaaaaaccaacaaaacaattaaacaaCCGAACAAGCAAACCAAAGGAACCCAAAAGGTCACAACCTGCAGAAACAAGACAGCAAAACCCAGCATAAACATGACCTCACAGTGACACCTCACAGTGACATCTCACATTgcctctctctttatttttttttattttttatttttaatgtcaaGAGTGGGGAgataaaatttgaactagtgacctctattTCATAAAACGTGGTCCCTAATCAATTGAACTACCCTTAAATGATGATACTTCACATTGACTTAAGTATGACACTTATGGCCTAATTAGGTGTGCGTTTGAATGacttaaaaatgcgtttaacactcaaaaagtctgtttgaaaaaaataaaataaaataaaattaaaaaaaaaaactgtttggtaaaaaatattGAAGGTTGTTTAAGGgcttaaaaagtaataaaaaaaaaaaaaaaaaaaaaggctaaaacacacttttagcaaaaatttaaaaataaaatttttatcaaaaaacactttttaactttaaaaattgcatttttttaacacaatttcaaatagaCTCTTACACATCATTGCATAATAGATACCCATTAAGTCTAACAGACTCGTGAATTACAGAAAGAgtaaaaagggaaaaggaaatGGTTGTTAAGTTAAccatgaaccaaaaaaaaaaaaaaaaaaaaaaaaggacttcaCAAAGAACAACTTTACTGTCTAATAAACGTGCGATATTTCCAtcaaaatgtttatttattttttcttatcttGTCCATCATATCCTCAACAAATAAACATTTTGCCTTTTCCAAAATCATatcaataaaaaagaagttataaTTAAGATTTGATTTTGTCATTATTGCTTACccaatgttctttttttttttattattttatttttataagtcttgaacaaaaaagtaatttttattgtAATGTCATTTAGttgagtctactaaatagtaaataacattattcttgtCAAATAGAGGAGGAATTCTAATTACTTCACTTTCATCACTCTTatcccactaaaaaaaaaaaaaagcccacaaaatATTGACTCTCGAAAGATGACGTTTTAAGCCCCAAAAAACATCACTATTGATGTAGTGACGTTTGCATAGTgacatttgacaaaaaaaaaaaaaaaaaaaaaaaaaactctaaacataGTGACTGTATTCAAATTTGGAGATGTTTGGAGTGACGTGAAATCAGTCCTCAAGTTTCattctttttaataaagattaatctaatgattaatgatCACTGTCACATCAGTCTAACGAAACGAGAGAAATAAAAGTtaagtaaataatattactctaaaAAATACAACTATTATACAATAATACAACTAAGATTATGCGAGAGTGAAAATCAGTACTTAAATCCTTTATTATAACGCTCTACGAAATAACATGTCTAATGCCCCAAGTAGAGAAGAGAAGAGCATGAATTGagatagaaagaaaaagtgatCAAAATTCCTAATGATTGTAAAGCGAGAGAGTGAAAGCATAAAGGCATCATCCTCAACgactataaattaaaaaatggccCCCAACAAGGGGGATAAAATTGGCATAAAAGCATGGCCCACCACTTTGACAAAGAGAGCATGGGAAAGAAGAAGAGGGCATATATTATAGATAAATGCAAAGGAATTATGAGAAACAACAAGATCCCCACCATCTAATGATGGAACCAGAATCCTATATCCACCGTTGCCTGCACTTTCGTCTTTCTCTCTCGCATGTGCTTTCAATGCGCCACCGTTTCACGCGCTTTTCtttcccctttctctctctctctctctctctctttctacaGTGTCACGGGCGGCCTTAAAAAATTGGAACGTTGGGAGCATTAGACAAACCACAATAAAATGTGACTCGACATTCTGTCCTTTATGAATTGATAAGGATTTAACTTGTGcacataataaaattaattaaataattattatttattttttttattagtttaaattttaaaaaaaaatttacatactcttcttaaactaccacctaattaataatattttttaaattatcaaaaaattgtcaatatttccaagactagcaaaaagataaaaataaccctatacttttttcaataaaacaaaaatactcttataaatttgaaaaaaaaaaaaattaaacttggccgcctcttattttttttaaaaaaaaattatagtttcagtgtttttatagaatttttcatatttttatttttattttattgaggaTATGTTTGTTATTGAGAAACATCGACAATTTTGGTAATATAAGAGAGAGTTGTCCTATCCAAAGGATcgaattttcttccaaactggatTGGAGAAACTTCCTcaaacttagtctataaaaatgacatgtatcatTTAAACATATGAGTTTCACATTTTTTgtaatggacaaagttttcctctaaactgggttagagaaatttccttcaacttattctataaaagtgatatgtgttccttgaacatgtgagatgcgcATTTCTTTTAATAGTAGgaacaaagttggaataaatgatattaaaaactcatgtacctctcatatattattaaaaaaatgacatatgtcatttttataaattggattaaagGAAATTCCTCAaacttaatttgaaagaaaactctgtCATTGtcgaaattaaaattttatgaaacaTTGTCAACTAGGTGACAATTTGAGAAAGTGTATAAAATTTTTCCTTACTTAAAATTGTATCAAAGATTCAGAATTCAAACTTTATCTtcgtaatttattattttttatcaaattaagaaagaaatgcaATTTAGCCATTTTTtctgataaataaataaatgaaaaaaaaaagagaggaataaCTAACAAGTCTTTTTCCATGGGATAAGAAACAAGTGATtatcattaatattattcaatattcATACaatttaaaggtccaaaaaagagaaagaaaaagacaaaaaagcaaaaagaaaaaaaaaagaatttgcaCTAAAGGACACACAAAACCTCTAACAGTCGAAATTGGcataaaaccaaaataaaacgTTCATTTTTCTCGTcacaaccctttttttttttttttttgttttaatttcttctttgcATAAACAAAACGTTCAAATTCACAGCACCCGAGAAAGGTGGCAGATTCTTTATTAATGGGTCCTCTTCTACTTGCcctttactctctctctccccaaagTAAGCAAAAAGATCCCTGCTTTCTCTGCAACTTCACTTCTTCTAAGTGGAAACTCAGTGGGCTGCTTCTGCACTTTCTCTTACTGATCTTCACGTTTTACAAAAGGGTCTCTggttttgtgggttttcttCACtctactccatttttttttctttctttctctagagacttgaagagagagagagagagagagagcctgtGGTTCCAAAATGGGAGGTATGGGTTGCTGAAGATTTGTGCTCAAGGTGTTCCTGTTCAGTTGGGGGGAAGGGGGGGGAAGGGCAGGGTGTTCGTTTCCTGGGAATTTCATTTTCCCTTTTACCTTCTATTCATTCTCGGATGGATAGTAATTATTGGGCGCATTTGGTGTTGGTGCTTTGCTTGGGGGTATTCGTGATCAGCTTTTGTCAGGGTGAATCAGATGCAAATTTCACAGCCGTTTATATTGTTTCTTTGAGAAAAGCTCCTTCTGCTCATTACAATGGTGAGTTGACAAGAGACACGACTGGTTTCAAACATGCTTCGCCTGGAAGATTGAATATTCACAAACCAAGgtacttattttcttttgtttctttagaaAATTGTGGTGTAATTATGTGTAGCATTCAGCAGATCAAG
Coding sequences within it:
- the LOC132171064 gene encoding probable ribose-5-phosphate isomerase 4, chloroplastic — encoded protein: MASLASSSSSSLSFGVSNGIGRRRVRVRARARRKTISLRVSGSSRVDASALLQAAHHTVDTYIKSGMVIGLGSGYASGMAIQYLGRQIRGGALKDIVGVPMSIASANEAAKAGIPLDQYQACSQIDFAFDDADIIEEGTLVAVIGQQRLQGEDSILQEKSILNAANTLAFMVKESQYKGGLDGSVPVLVQSLNWMETAEEIDDLFLGDAEVWRRPSIGHAGPLGGDFPLVTREGHNVLDVIFTSPILSFAKVAESLDKVDGVVDHGIICKFPCTAVIASPDGLCIVDNLPTNAAEVL